GCCTCCATCCGGGCAGACCTGTCGCACGGGCGGCTCCCCCGACGGTTTTCCAACTTGCAACCTCATCCTGAGGTCGCGCAGGGGGGATGATGAAGACGGAGCGAAACCGGCCTCACGCCCCCCGGCTCGGCGCCAGCCACGCTCCTGCGAAGCGAATCACCGGCTCGTCGCGCTGGTTGGTGCCGGTCGCGGTGTGGCTGACGACGCCCCAACCCGGCCGGGTGCGCGAGGGGCGCGCCTCGGTCAGGGTCACGTCGTAGCGGATCGTATCGCCGGCATAGACCGGCCTGAGCCACTGGAGGTCGCGAAAGCCCGGCGAGGGACCGCCCTCGACCACCGGCTCGGCCCGCGCGATCGCCTCCGCCCGGCCGCGGTCGCGGGCCGCCACCATCCGCTTCATCCAGGCCGCCGCGGTGTGCCAGCCCGAGGCGCACAGGCCGCCGAAATGCGTCCGCGCCGCCGCCGCCTCGTCGACGTGGAACGGCTGCGGGTCGAAGGTGCGGGCAAACCGCAGGATGTCGTCGCGGGTGAAGTGGTGCGCCCCGAGGTCGAAGGTGCGGTTCAACGGCATGTCTTCGAGGTAGGCCGGCGGCAGCGCCTCGCCCTCGGGCAGGTCGGCGGGCGTCGGCTCCTCGGGCGGGCGCGGGCGGGGCGGCAGCGGCGGGGTGCCGGCCTTGCCGAACATCGCCCAGAAATCCTGGGTCATCACCGGCTGGCCGGCACCGTTGGCGATCTCGAGCAGGAACCGCACGAAGCCGCGGTCGGGCTTGCTGCCCGAGGGCCGGCTCTCGGTCACGCTCATGCGCATCGACAGGGCGTCGCCGGGACGGACGGGGCGCAGCCAGCGCACCGCCTCGATGCCGGGCGAGCCCATCGAGCTCGATTGCAGGATGAAGCCGTCGGCGACGAGGCGCATGCCCAGCGCGCAGGTGTGCCAGCCGGACGCGATCAGGCCGCCGACGAAGCTGTCCTTGGCCGCCGCCTCGTCGGTGTGGAAGGCTTGCGGGTCGAACTCGCGGGCGAAGCCCACGATGTCGTCGCGGCTCACGTCGAGCGGCCCGAAATCGAGCCGGAACCCTGGCGTGAGGTCCTCGAAGCAGTAGCGGGGCATGGCGTGCGTCCGACGGCGTTGCAGGCCGCCGGGCTAGCACGGCGAAGGTCCGGCGCAAACGGTCTTACACGAAAGCGCCCGCGGCCTTGTGGGCGAGGCGGATCGGCTCCGGCAGGCGGTATTTCGGCGCGCAGGCCAGCACCAGCGCCACGCTCGACGGGATGTCGGCGAGGTGGCCGGGCGAGATGAACAGGGGATGCTTCCCCGTGCGGGTGCGGACCACCGCGCCGATGGTCTCGCCCTTGTCGACGAGCGGCTGATGCGCGCCCTTCTCCTCGTCGAGGGGGGCGTTGCGGCCGCAGAGCCGGGTCTTGCCGACGCCGATCGTCGGGCGCTGGAGCCACAGGCCCATATGGCTGGCGATGCCGATGCGGCGCGGATGCGCCGTGCCCATCCCGTCGAACAGGAAGACGTCCGGCTCGGCCTCGAGCCGGCCGAACGCCTCCTCCAGCACCGGGCCCTCGCGGAAGCTGAGGAGACCCGGCACGTAGGGGAACGGCGTCGGCATGAGTGCCGTCACCGTCTCGACCACCCGGAAATCCGGGAAGGTCGCGACCACGATCGCGGCGTGCGAGCGATCGTTCTTCACGCTGACATCGACGCCGGCGACGAGCCGCACGGCGTCGAGGTCGAGGGCTCGGTCGGCCACGACCTCGGCGGCGAGCCGGCGCTGGAGCGCCACGGCTTGCGTCGGCGTCAGGTCCCAGCCGTGGCGCCGAGCGAGATCCATCAGTTGGCGAAGCGGAAATGCAGCACGTCGCCGTCCTGCACCAGGTACTCCTTGCCCTCGAGCCGGAGCTTGCCGGCCTCGCGGGCCCCGGCCTCGCCCTTCAGCGCCGTATAGTCGGCGTAGGCGATGGTCTCGGCGCGGATGAAGCCCTTCTCGAAGTCGGTGTGGATCACCCCGGCGGCGCCCGGCGCGCGGGTGCCCTTGGTGATGGTCCAGGCCCGGGCCTCCTTCGGCCCGACGGTGAAGTAGGTGATGAGGCCGAGGAGTTCGTAGCCGGCGCGGATCACCCGGTTCAGGCCCGGCTCGGCGAGGCCGACCGCTTCCAGGTACTCGACCTGATCGGCCGGCGGCAGCACCGCGATCTCGCTCTCGATCTTGGCCGAGACGACGACCGCCTTGGCGCCCTCCAGTGCGGCGCGGGCGAAGACGGCGGCCGAGCGGGCGTTGCCGGCATCCGCCGCGCCTTCCTCGACGTTGCAGACGTAGAGAACGGGCTTGGCCGTCATCAGGCCGAGTTGCGAGAACAGGCGCTCCTCCTCGGCCTTGCGCTCCACGAGGCGGGCCGGCTTGCCCTCGCGCAGGAGCGGCAGCGCCCGCTGGACGAGGTCGAGGACTTCCTTGGCCTCCTTGTCGGCGCCCTTGGCCTTCTTCTCGAGCGCGGTGAGGCGCTTCTCGAGGCTGTCGAGGTCGGCCAGCATCAGCTCGGTCTCGATCGTCTCGATGTCGGCGATCGGGTCGACCTTGCCCTCGACATGGGTGACGTCGCCGTCCTCGAAGCAGCGCACGACGTGGGCGATGGCGTCGACCTCGCGGATGTTGGCGAGGAACTGGTTGCCGAGCCCCTCCCCCTTCGAGGCGCCGCGCACCAGGCCGGCGATGTCGACGAAGGTCAGCCGGGTCGGGATGATCTCCTTCGAGGAGGCGATGCGGGCGAGAGCGTCGAGGCGTTCGTCGGGCACCGCCACCTCGCCGACATTCGGCTCGATGGTGCAGAACGGGTAGTTCGCCGCCTGCGCCGCCGCGGTCTGCGTCAGCGCGTTGAAGAGCGTCGACTTGCCGACGTTCGGCAGGCCGACGATGCCGCATTTGAAGCCCATCAGATCAGTCCATTCGATTCACGGTAAGACCGCCGGCCCGCGGTCGTGTCGCGTGGCACTTGCGATGTGGAGCGTGCAGGGTCAAGCCGGCTTCTCGCCGACGCGCTTCACCTCGTCCCAGCCGCGCCCGGCCATGGCGAGGTGGACCTTGTTCTGGAAGCGGGCATCCTCGCCCGCGGCGAGCAGCTCGGCGCCGTCGGCCATCGCGTCGCAGAGGTCCTCGACCCACGGCGTCTCGGCCTTGGCGAAGTCGTTGAGCACGTAGGCGTGGACGAGGGCCTTGTCGCCCGGATGCCCGATGCCGAGGCGGGCGCGCCAGTACTCGTTGCCGCATTGCGCGGTGATCGAGCGCAGGCCGTTATGGCCGGCATTGCCGCCGCCCTTCTTCACCCGGAGCTTGGCGGGCGCGATATCCAGCTCGTCGTGGAACACCACCACGTCCTCCAGCGGGATCTTGTAGAAGCGCTGCGCTTCCGCCACCGCCCGGCCCGATTCGTTCATGAAGGTCAGGGGCTTCAGGAGCAGCACGCGCTCGGGCCCGATCACCGCCTCGGTGCTCTCGCCCTGGAACTTGCGGCGCCACGGCGCGGCGCGGTGCCGGCGGGCGATCGCGTCGAGCGCCATGAAGCCGATATTGTGCCGGTTGCCCGCGTAGCGGGTCCCGGGATTGCCGAGGCCGACGAACAGCCGCATGGCGAAATCAGGCTCCCCGAGAAAAGGGAAACGCCCCGGGTCTCGCGACCGGGGCGTTCCGATGACGGACAGGATCGAGCCGAGGGCGGCTCAGCCCTCCTTGGACTCGTCGTTGGCAGCCTCGTCGGCGGCCTCTTCCGCGGCCTCGGCGGCCGACTCGGCGCGGGCGGCCTCGGCCACCGCGGCCTCCTCGGCCTCGACCTCGGCGCCGAGCACGGTCGGCGGCACGATGGTGGCGACGACGTCGGCCCCGTCGAGGACGATGCTGGCGCCGGCCGGGACGGGCAGGTCGGAGACGTGGATGGTGTCGCCGACGTTCTTGCCGGTGAGGTCAACGGTGATCGCGTCGGGGATCGACTCGGGGGCGACCGAGACCGTCACGGTGTGATGCGTGATGGTGAGCGTGCCGCCGTTCTGCTTGATGCCCGGGGCCGCATCCTCGTTCGAGAAGTGCACCGGCACCTCGACGTCGACCGACTGGCCGGCGACGACGCGCAGGAAGTCGACGTGCAGCGGGACGCCGGTGACCGGGTCGAGCTGGTAGTCGCGCGGGATCGCCCGGACCTTGCGGCCGCCGGCGCTGATCTCGAACACGGTGGTCAGGAAGCCACCGGCGTAGATCAGGGTGCGGGTGCGGATGAGGTCGATGGCGATGGCCTGCGGCGGCTGGTTGCCCCCGTAGACGACGGCCGGCACCTGGCCCTGGCGACGAACGGCCCGGGCGGCCCCCTTGCCGACCCGGTCGCGTGCCACGGCCTCAAGCGGCTTCACGGCGCTCATGGCGTGATCCTTAAAACTGGTGTTGACGGATGGCTCAAACGCCGAAGGCCGCCCCCTCGAGGACGGCCCTGTGAACCGACGTCGCCACGCCCGTTCCCGTGACGGGAATCCGGCCTCCAAGGGTGTCCGGCGGGCGGGGTGCTGCTAGCAGACCAAGAACCCGATGGCAAGGATTGCGGGTTGGCGCGGATTCGGCGCGATCGCCGGAGGGATCCTTAACCGGTCGGCCGCGACTCTGCCGGGCATCGCTGACCGACCTGGAGACGACCCGTGACGCGCCCGATCCTCTGGGCCCTCGGCGTGCTCGCCACCGCCGCCCTCACCGGCGGATCGATGACCGAGCGCTTCGCGAAGCTCGCCCGCGGCGGCCCCGCCCCGGCGGCCGAGGCGGCGCAGGTCGAGCCCGGCTCCGCCTCCAGCGTGAGCCTGTCGCAGGATCTCTCCGGCCACTTCAAGGCCCACCCGCAGGTCGAGGGGCAGGTGCTGCGCATGCTGGTCGATACCGGCGCCACGCTCTGCGTCTTCACGAGCGAGGATGCGGCCCGGATCGGGATCAGGGTCGCGGAGCGCGACTTCACCGCGCGGGTCGGCACCGCGAACGGCACGGTGCCGGCGGCGCCGGTGCGCGTGCGCGAGATGCGGATCGGGGGAATCGCGGTGCGCGACGTCGAGGCCCTGGTCCTGCCGAGCGGGCGCCTCGAGACCAGCCTGCTCGGCATGTCGTTCCTGCGCCGCCTGCGCGGCTTCGAGGTCGCGGCGGGGCGGATGATCCTGCGGGGATGACGGCGGCGGGGGCCTTGCGCGGACGCCCGGGGCGGAACGCCCCCGGGAGGATCGCCCCGGTCTCCGGTCAGGTGGCCGGGCAGGCGCCGCCGTTGCGCATGTCGACGACGGTCGGCAGCACGATCTCCGGGTTGTTGGTGACCCCGACGTTGTAGACCTTGCCGTTGCGCACCGGCCAGATCACCGTCTCGGTCATCGTGCTGAGCTTGAACCGGTCGGCGAGCGTCGCGCCGAAGACCGGCTTGTAGGTCATCGTCAGCTCGACGACGACGTAGCGCACGCCGCCATTCTTGAACGCGTCCGGCACGGTCGGCACCGCGGTCGGGCCGATCGGGGCCGGCGCCCCGGCACTGCCGGCATCCACGGCGTAGGAGCAGACCCGGGCCGAGCCGCTGGCGTCGTAGACGCCGATCGCCTTGGCGGCGATCCGCGCCGTGGCGCCGTCGTAGGGCGCCAGCACCGCCCGCCCGGCCTTCGCAATGGTGGCGAACTGCCCGCTCGAGACGTCGCCCGCCTCCCGCGCCACGAGATCGGCCACGGTGCGGGCGGCGAGCGTCACCTTGCGGAAGTTGCTGATGTAGCCGGCGAGGTCGGTCGTGCCGAGGTAGAGCAGCAGCAGGAGCGGCAGCACCATCGCGAACTCGACCGCGGCGAGGCCGTCCTGCGCCCCCCGGAAGCGGGCGAGCGCGCGGCCTGCCCGTCCGCCGCGGTCCCGGGCCGCGTCCACGACGCTCCGCATCCGCCGGGCGCTCATTGGAACGGCTCCGTGCGGAAAGCCACGGTGCTCTGCAGGACCCGCTTGCCGTTCGCCAGGGTGTTGGGGTTGAGGAAGCTGAAGAAGACCGGGAACTCCACCGCCGCCTGCACGACGACGATCTGGTTCGAGCCCGGGTTCTGGTACTGCGTGCCGAAGGCCGAGGGCGAGCTGCGCCAGGCGCGCGCGCCGGAATCGACGGGGCTCGGCGGCGCGAAGCTGGCATTGTCGGCCATCGTCAGGACCTCGACCTTGACGTCGCCGCAGGCGAAGATCGTGACCCGGCCGTCGCAGATCGCCGCCTTGAACTTCTCCAGCGCGACCTGCTGCGTCGTCTTGTCGGCGGGCGGCGGCGGATCGGAGGACCGGGCGGCCTGGAACTGCCCGGTATAGAGCTGGCGCGCCGCGCTCGACACCGCGTTGTCGAGGACCTGGCCGGCGAAGAAGGCGAGCGCGGTCTCGACGATCGCCGCGATGAGGCACAGGAACGGCAGCGCGATCAGCCCGAACTCCACCGCCGTCGCGCCGTCGCGGGCGGCGGCGAAGCCGGCGATCCGCCGGCGGATCGTCAGGGCCCGCGACGGGCGGGGCGCCGTCGCGGCGGGCCCGGGCGACGGTCCCGCGGCGTGGAGCGGAGGACGACGGGGCATGACCGGTTCGAGCTCGTGCGTGGCCGACGACGCTGGTTTACGAAGCGAGGGGTTTCGGATCCGTTGCGCCGAAAGGCGTACGCTCAGCGCATCGCCGCGGCCGGACCGCCGGCGCCGCCCGCCGTCGCCATCGAGTTGCGCTGGCCGGTCTGCCCGCTCACCTCGGAGAAGTAGCGTTGCGCGTCGCCGAGCTGCACCGCCGGCTGGCAGGCCGGCGTGCAGGAGTAGGATTCGCGCTCGAGCCCGCGCTGCACCGTGACCACCGACGGGCTGCCGGCGCGCACGCTGATCGCCGATTCCGCCAGCATGGTGCCGGCCGAGTCGAGCGCGATGAGGTTGGTGCTGCCGAAGCTCTTGCCGGTCAGGACCACGATGCCGTTCCGCTGCAGCGACACGTCGGCGATGATCGGGTTGCCGACGATCACGGTGGCGGTCCGCTCGGGCAGGCGGATCACCTTGGCGTTGTCGACCGACACGGTCACGGTCGCCCCGTCGCTTCCCTGCGCCCCGGCCGCGGCGGGCACCAGCAGCAGCGCGAGGGCCAGGAGGCCGGCGGCGCGCGGGGCGCGCGGGAGGCGGGGCGGGGTCATCGGCGGTCGGTCTCTCGGGCGCATCGTCTCCCGCCACTCAAGCGCGGGACGGTTGAGAAACCGCTAAGTGCCGTCGAACTGGTGCCGGCAGCGCCTCGAGGGGGCCGGACACGCCCCGCTCCGCCGGACCCAGCGGCAGGCCGTTCGCGGTGCCCGTCGATCGATCGTTAACCAACGCGGGAAGTTCGGCGCGATGGGCCGGTCGCCGCGATCGTTTTAACTCAACCTCAACACGGTTCGACCTACGTTGCCGTCAGTCCCGATCGGCGCCAGTCGATTGTCGACGGACTAACCGAGATCACTGAAGCGGGAACACAGTCATGATCACCAAGCTGAAGCGTTTCGTCAGCGACGAGTCCGGCGCGACCGCGATCGAGTACGGGCTGATCGCCACCCTGATCGCCCTCGCGGTGATCGTCGCCGCCGGCACCGTCGGCAACAACCTGTCGAAGCAGTTCACCAACATCGCCGCGAACCTGAAGTAACGATCGCGAGGCCGACCCGCGACGGCGGGTCGGCGCGCCGCGGACGGCGCGAGACGCGGGCCGCCTTTTTCACGGAGGTCCCGCTCCGCCGCCTGCCGGAGATCCCGGCCTGATCGCCCCCGGCGGTCGGCGAAGCTGATCGATGCGGCCCCTCGCGCCGCCCGCGTGGCGCGCCGCCGCGTTCCCCGACCGCCGTCGCGAGCCCGCATGGCCAGCCTCTGCCTCCTCGTCGTGTTTCCGTTCCTGATGGCCTACGCGGCCGCCAGCGACCTTCTCACGATGACGATCCCCAACCGCATCAGCCTGCTGCTCGTGGGCGCCTTCGGCGTCCTGGCGGTGACCGCCGGGCTCGGCTGGGCGGAACTCGCCGATCATGCCGGCGCCTTCGCGGCGACCCTGGCGGTCGGCTTTTGCCTGTTCTGCACCGGCACGATCGGCGGCGGCGACGCCAAGCTCGCGGCCGCCACCGCCCTGTGGCTCGGCTTCGGGCCGCTCGTCGACTACCTCACGGCCGCCGCCATCCTGGGCGGGATCCTGACCCTCGGGATCCTGAGCGTGCGCCAGCATCCCCTGCCCGGCTTCGCCGCCTCCTGGCCGTTCGCGCTCGACCTGCGCTACGGCGAGAAGGGAGTGCCCTACGGCCTCGCCCTCGCGGGCGCCGCGCTGGTGGTGTGTCCGGCCGCGCCGCTCTGGCGCCTCGTCCTGCCGGCCTGAGGCCGGGCCGCGCCCGTCCCCGATCCACCGTCCCCCCAGGGTCCGGCCCCGAGGTCCGGGCGAGGATCGGCACGCGCATTCCCCGGGACCGTCGTCCCTCCCCCCGCCACGGGCCCGACGCACTCGCCCCGGCGGCCCCACGGTCCGCCGGGGATCGCGGCGTTGCCGTCGCGCGCGCCGCCGCCGCCGTCGCGGTCCGTCCAAACACTAAGGGTGATTAACCTTAATTTGAGGAATGCCTGATGAAGTCAGGGACGGGACGGCACGGCGCCGCCCCCGACCGTGTCCTCTCGTTGGCGCTCCATGAAGTCTTCGCGCTTGCTTCTCATCAGCGTCGCCGTCGTGACCGGCGCAGGGGCGTTCATCGTGATGAGCGGCCGCGAGCCGCCGCCCGCGCCGGTGGTCGCGCCGACGGCCGCGCCGGCCCCGGCGATGGAGACGGTGGAGGTGCTGGTCGCCGCCGCCGAGCTGCCGATGGGTCAGACCGTCAAGGCGCCGGACATGCGCTGGCAGACCTGGCCCCGGGCCGCGGCGGGCGACGCCTTCCTGCAGCGCGCCAACGCGCCGACGGCGCTCGAGGACACGGTGGGCTCGATCGTGCGCAGCCCCTTCCTCTCCGGCGAGCCGATCCGGCGCGAGAAGCTCATCAAGGCCAACGGCAGCGGCTTCCTGTCGGCGATCCTGCCCTCGGGGATGCGCGCCGTGGCGATCTCGATCGACGCGCGCGGCAGCAACACCGCCGGCGGCTTCATCCTGCCGAACGACCGCGTCGACGTGCTGCGCACCTCGCGGGACGACGAGGCCTCCCGCACCGGCGGCAGCGACGTCCAGACCTCCGAGACCATCCTGACCAACATCCGGGTGCTGGCGGTCGGCCAGACCGTGCAGGAGCGCAACGGCGAGCGCGTGGTCACCGGCGATACCGCGACCCTCGAGCTCACCCCGCCCCAGGCCGAGGCCGTCACGCTCGCCCAGAAGGTCGGCCAGCTCTCCCTCGCCCTGCGCAGCCTCGCCGATGCCGGCCAGGCCGCCCCGCAGGCGGCGGCGGAGCCGCAAGCGGAGGGCGGGGTCACGGTCGTGCGCTACGGCGTCGCCAAGCAGATGCCCCGCCGATGAGAGTTGCCCTGCCGATGAGCGCCCGCCCGTCCAGCCCCGAGGGCGGCGCCGCGCCCCGCCCCGCGAGCCCCCGTTCCATGCCGATGTCCGAGACGTTTCCCGCCTCCCTGCGCGCCGTCGCCGCCGGGGCGCTGGCGGCCCTCCTGGCCGCCCTCCCCGCCGCCGCCCAGGGCGGGGCGGGAGCGCGCGGCGGCATCGTGCCGGCGCCGGTGGTGAATGTCGGCCCCAACGAGGCCGACGTGTCGCGGCGCATCGACCTCACCATGGGCCGCTCGCTGGTGATCGACCTGCCCCGGGACGCCAAGGAGGTGTTCGTCGCCAACCCGAAGGTGGCGAACGCCGTGGTGCGCTCGACCCGCAAGGTGTTCATCATCGGCATCGAGAACGGCGCCACGTCGATCTTCGTGATGGACGGCGAGGGGCGCCAGATCGCCGCCCTCGACGTCACCGTGGGGCGCGACCTCAACGTACTGCGCCAGACGCTCGCCGGCAGCATCCCGGGGGCGCGGTTCGACGTGCGCCCGGCCGGCGATTCGGTGCTGCTCACCGGCACCGTCAACTCCGCCGGCGAGGCCCAGCAGGCCGTCGACATCGCCAACGCCTTCGTGGGCGTCGGCGGCGGCGGGGCGGCGGCCCGCGGCGCGGTGATCAACAACCTGACGATCCGCGGCAAGGACCAGGTGATGCTGCGCGTCACCGTGGTCGAGGTGTCGCGCCAGGTGCTCAAGCAGTTCGGCGTCAACCTGAACGCCAACTGGAGCGCGATGAACTTCGTCAACGGCGTGCCCTTCCCGCTGACCGGCGGCTCGTACCCGGCCGGCAACGACATCTCGGCCAAGATCAGCTCGGGCGGGTTCTCGCTGCAGGCGACCCTGCGGGCCTTCGAGCAGGCCGGCGTGTCGCGGGTGCTCGCCGAGCCGACGCTCACGGCGATCTCCGGCGAGGCGGCGAACTTCACCGCGGGCGGCGAGATCCCGGTCCCGACCAGCCAGACCTGCTCGGCGGTCCTGGCGTCGAACAGCTCGAACTGCGCCGTCGGCATCGAGTACAAGCCCTACGGCGTGGCGCTGAACTTCACGCCGGTGGTCCAGTCCGAGAACCGGATCTCGATCCGGATCGGCACCAACGTCACGGAGATCGACACCCAGGCGGCGATCCCGGTCTCGAACGGCAACAACACGATCTCGGTGCCGGGCCTGACGGTGCGCAAGTCGGAGACGACCATCGAGCTGCCCTCGGGCGGGACGATGATGATCGCGGGCCTGATCCAGCAGCGCAACCGCCAGGCGATCAGCGGCCTGCCGGGGATGATCAACCTGCCGATCCTCGGCGCCCTGTTCCGCTCCCGCGACTACCAGCGCCAGGAGACGGAGCTGATGATCATGGTCACGCCGTTCATCGCCAAGCCGATGGATCCGGCCCAGGTCCGCAAGCCCGACGACGGCTTCACCGAGGTGAGCGACAGCCAGTCGATCCTGCTCGGGCGCTTCAACCGCCTCTACGGCGTGGTCGGCGCCGCCCCCCTCGGCGCGGGCTATCGCGGCCGGGTCGGCTTCATCACCGACTGAGCCCGCGGGACGCTCCCGAGACCCCGCCGAGATGTCCGTCCCGAGGACACCCGTCCGCCGAGACCGCGCCGCCGAGACTTCGCCGCCGAGACTTCGCCGCCATGATCCGCACAGCCCTCCGCCTGACGCTCCTCGCCGCCTCGGCCGCCCTTTCCGCCTGCGCCTCCAAGGGCCCGGGTGCGATGGGCCCGGTCACGACCGGCTCGACCTACCCGATGACGGTCGCCGAGCGGCACCCGATCGTCCTGTCGGATTCCCCGCGCAACCTCGACGTGTTCGTCACCGGGACCGGGCACATCGACCCGCGCCAGGCCGACGACGTCGACGGTTTCCTCACCGAGTACCGCCGCTACGGCCGCGGCGTGCTGGTGCTCGAGGTGCCCCGCGGCTCGCAGGTGCCGGGCGGCGCGGTGGAGCGCACCCTCGGGGCCCTGCGCGCCCGGGCGGTGGCCCGGGGGGTCGGCCCGCGCGAGATCGTCGTCGCGCCCTATCCGGTCGCCAACGTCGCGGTGAGCGCGCCGGTCCGCCTGAGCTTCCAGCGCATGCAGGCCAAGGTCGCGGGCGCCTGCGGGCTGTGGCCGCAGGATCTCGGCGCCAGCAACGCGGGCTTCAACAGCCGCAACGAGCCGTACTGGAACCTCGGCTGCGCCACGCAGTCCAACGTCGCGAGCCAGATCGCCGATCCGGTCGACCTCGTGCGCGGCCGCCAGGAGGGCCGGATCGACACGGTGGTCCGGACCCAGAACCTGCTCGACCTGCGCGCCGGAAAGGATCCGTCAACCACTTGGAAGCAGGATGGTCGCGCGAGCGTGAAGAACCAGGTGGCACAGTGATGAGGACGCGCCGGACGACCATCGCCGCCGCGCCCGCGGCGAGGCGCGCCGGCGCCCCCCGGGCCCGGCCGGGCCGGGATCCCATCGCCGCCACCTCCCCGTTCGGCGGGCCGGCCTCCCCCGTGCCGGCCTCCCATGCCCCCGTCCGCGAGGCCCGACGCCATGTCTGAGGCGGATGAATCCAAGGACCGGGTGATCGCCCCGGTCCCCCGCATCACCGTGCAGGCCTTCTGCGAGAGCGGCGATGTCGCGGGCGTGATCGAGGCGGCCGCCGAGGACCGGCGGATGCAGAAGGCGCATACCCGCGTCCAGATGGGCGGCGCCTCCGCCGCCGTCGAGGCCTACCGCAACGCCCCGACCCCGAACGTCATCGTGATCGAGACCGGGGCCGGGCGGGGCGACCCGCTCGCGGCCCTCGACAGCCTGGCGGAGGTCTGCGACGCCGGCACCAAGGTGGTGGTCGTCGGCCACGTCAACGACGTCGTGCTCTACCGCGAGTTCATGCGCCGCGGCGTGAGCGAGTACCTGATCGCCCCGGTCGATCCGATCGCCGTCATCGCGGCGATCTCCGACCTGTTCAGCAATCCTTCCGCCGAGCCCCTCGGCCGGACGGTCGCGGTGGTCGGCGCCAAGGGCGGCGTCGGCGCCTCGACGCTCGCCCACAATCTCGCCTGGTCGGTCGCCCGCGACTGCGGCACCGCGACGGTGCTCGCCGACCTCGACGTCGCCTTCGGCACCGCCGGCCTCAACTTCAACCAGGATCCGCCGCAGGGCGTGGCCGAGGCGGTGTTCGCGCCCGAGCGGGTCGACGCGAACTTCGTCGACCGCCTGCTGTCGAAGTGCACCGACAACCTGAGCCTGCTCGCGGCCCCCGCGACCCTCGACCGACCGACCGACTTCGCGGAGGGCGCCTTCGACGGCGTGATCGACGTGCTGCGGGCGAGCGTGCCCTGCATCGTGCTCGACGTGCCGCACGCCTGGTCGGCCTGGTGCCGGCGGATGCTGATCGGCGCCGACGAGATCGTGGTCGTGGCCGCCCCCGACCTCGCCTCCTTGCGCAACGCCCGCAACCTGTTCGAGGTGCTGCGGCAGGGCCGGCCCCACGACCGCATGCCCCGCCTCGTCCTCAACGGGGTCGGG
The sequence above is drawn from the Methylobacterium terrae genome and encodes:
- a CDS encoding A24 family peptidase, with product MASLCLLVVFPFLMAYAAASDLLTMTIPNRISLLLVGAFGVLAVTAGLGWAELADHAGAFAATLAVGFCLFCTGTIGGGDAKLAAATALWLGFGPLVDYLTAAAILGGILTLGILSVRQHPLPGFAASWPFALDLRYGEKGVPYGLALAGAALVVCPAAPLWRLVLPA
- the cpaB gene encoding Flp pilus assembly protein CpaB; translated protein: MKSSRLLLISVAVVTGAGAFIVMSGREPPPAPVVAPTAAPAPAMETVEVLVAAAELPMGQTVKAPDMRWQTWPRAAAGDAFLQRANAPTALEDTVGSIVRSPFLSGEPIRREKLIKANGSGFLSAILPSGMRAVAISIDARGSNTAGGFILPNDRVDVLRTSRDDEASRTGGSDVQTSETILTNIRVLAVGQTVQERNGERVVTGDTATLELTPPQAEAVTLAQKVGQLSLALRSLADAGQAAPQAAAEPQAEGGVTVVRYGVAKQMPRR
- a CDS encoding type II and III secretion system protein family protein, which encodes MPMSETFPASLRAVAAGALAALLAALPAAAQGGAGARGGIVPAPVVNVGPNEADVSRRIDLTMGRSLVIDLPRDAKEVFVANPKVANAVVRSTRKVFIIGIENGATSIFVMDGEGRQIAALDVTVGRDLNVLRQTLAGSIPGARFDVRPAGDSVLLTGTVNSAGEAQQAVDIANAFVGVGGGGAAARGAVINNLTIRGKDQVMLRVTVVEVSRQVLKQFGVNLNANWSAMNFVNGVPFPLTGGSYPAGNDISAKISSGGFSLQATLRAFEQAGVSRVLAEPTLTAISGEAANFTAGGEIPVPTSQTCSAVLASNSSNCAVGIEYKPYGVALNFTPVVQSENRISIRIGTNVTEIDTQAAIPVSNGNNTISVPGLTVRKSETTIELPSGGTMMIAGLIQQRNRQAISGLPGMINLPILGALFRSRDYQRQETELMIMVTPFIAKPMDPAQVRKPDDGFTEVSDSQSILLGRFNRLYGVVGAAPLGAGYRGRVGFITD
- a CDS encoding CpaD family pilus assembly protein, with product MIRTALRLTLLAASAALSACASKGPGAMGPVTTGSTYPMTVAERHPIVLSDSPRNLDVFVTGTGHIDPRQADDVDGFLTEYRRYGRGVLVLEVPRGSQVPGGAVERTLGALRARAVARGVGPREIVVAPYPVANVAVSAPVRLSFQRMQAKVAGACGLWPQDLGASNAGFNSRNEPYWNLGCATQSNVASQIADPVDLVRGRQEGRIDTVVRTQNLLDLRAGKDPSTTWKQDGRASVKNQVAQ
- a CDS encoding AAA family ATPase, which encodes MSEADESKDRVIAPVPRITVQAFCESGDVAGVIEAAAEDRRMQKAHTRVQMGGASAAVEAYRNAPTPNVIVIETGAGRGDPLAALDSLAEVCDAGTKVVVVGHVNDVVLYREFMRRGVSEYLIAPVDPIAVIAAISDLFSNPSAEPLGRTVAVVGAKGGVGASTLAHNLAWSVARDCGTATVLADLDVAFGTAGLNFNQDPPQGVAEAVFAPERVDANFVDRLLSKCTDNLSLLAAPATLDRPTDFAEGAFDGVIDVLRASVPCIVLDVPHAWSAWCRRMLIGADEIVVVAAPDLASLRNARNLFEVLRQGRPHDRMPRLVLNGVGMPKRPEIAVAEFAKALDAPVAATVPFDPALFGTAANNGQMLAEVQPGSKATEILSELAGSLTGRAETRRGRANLLEPLLARLGRRKAS